The following DNA comes from Pseudomonas sp. Tri1.
AGTTGCATGGTCGTTTCTGAGGGGATATTACCCACCGAGAGTGGCCCTGTGGACGTCTGACTCCTAAAAGATTGATTTGGGTTCCTTTTTTTGTCTGACATCCGTCTCGGACGGTTCGGCTTGCTCATTCCGACATCTGTTTTCGACGGGCAATTCAAAAAGAATCTAACCCCCCTTCGCTTCGTTCGTGCAATACGCACGACTCTCTGTGGCGGCATCGTGCAGGATGCGCCCTGGACGTTTTGCGTACCAGATATAACTATTTGATTTTAAATGGATTTTTTTTGACAAAATTCTGGCACGCCGACTGCAATGGTCCGATCAAGCGTGGCGCTAAGGGCGCCTCAACCAGATCACCACTCGGGTGGGGAGGAATTTCAGGATGAATCGTCAAAGTGCCGCCCAGTTTCGAATCTCTTCCCTGCACGTTCAGCAGATTCTGTGGGGTGTTGTAGCCCTGCTGATAACCCTAGTGGCAGGCCAGCAATGGCTGTTCTGGCAGCAGAGCCAACAACCGGAGGCGCCGCTGGTTTCCATTCAGCGCGCCCCTCAAACCCATTTCAGCGCCGTTGGCAGCCTCTCGGAAGTTTCCGCTTCCATGCGAATGATGGACGTCGACCAGGCACAGCCTGCCGCCGAACTACCTCGCCAGGAGCGCTGGGTGTTTTAACTGATGGACCGGTCGTCCACCGCGCCGGAACCATCGCCGTCAGACCCTAACTAAATAGAAAAGCGTAAGGAGAATCACCATGTTGAGCTGGGCAATTACTTTCCTGATCATTGCCATCATCGCCGCAGTACTGGGTTTTGGTGGTATCGCAGGCACCGCCACGGGCATCGCCAAGATTCTCTTTGTCGTATTCCTGGTGATGTTCATCGCTTCCTTCTTCTTTGGTCGTCGCGGTCGAGGCTGACCATGAGCGCTTCCTTCAAGGGACTGGCCGCCGCCCTGCTGTTGGGCGGCAGTGCCATGGCAATGGCTGCCAATGATGGACAGATGCGGGCCAATGAATTGCTTGAAGCAGACCCGCAGTACCGCGAAACGTGGCAGCACGTTGTCAAAAAAGCAGAGCGCCTGCCGGAGTGGGTGATGAACCTGTCTGGCGATGCTGAGCAGATGAACGCCGTCGAGGAAGATGGCGACAAGTATCTGGTCGGTCCGCTGTGCGAAACCCAGGCAACGTGCCGCAGCAAACGCCTGATCGTCGCCTTCAGTTTCGATAAGGACGAGGCCTACGCCATGTTGGTCGAGGTCCCCGCCGGGCTACCCGCCGACAAGTCGCCGACCCGTCACGCTGACTACCGTTTCCTCGGAAATCCCGATGAAGGTATGCAGAAACTGTTAATGGAACAACTCAAGAAAGATCCCAACTGGTATTGAGTTTTGAAAACGAGAAAAGCAGCCCTGTTTTTCTCTTCTGCACCGCCCGAGGAGGGCCGATGCATGACCAGGGGGCCGGGACGTTCTGACCATTGAGGGTCGGAGTGACCTACGGGCACAAGGAGTGCCTGCGAAAGGGCCGGGTCAGGTAAAAGCTGCGACGCAGGTTCGCAAAGTCGTCAAGGCTTGGCGAACTTGCGCAGCGCTTATGCCCGCAAAGGCCTATGCCAGAGCGGCTTGTTGATTTGGCGCGGTGGGCAGGCCCATGGATGCGGCATTTTGTCTCCTTTGCATAACTTATCCCCCCTTGCCTGACCGTATATCGGAGAATGCCCACACGAATTTCCTCGTGGGTCGCGATTCGAATCGCCGCCGTTGCATCGCTTGCACCTGCTTGTGAGAGCAAGCCCGGCTACGCTGAAATGGCCGGTTCACGGCACTTATGCCTGCCGAAATGTCGTATTCGAACCGGCTGTGACGTGCATTTGTTTTTCAAAATCTCATGCCGATTCGGCATGGGGTAGGCGTTTACGGCATTAGACGGGCTTCCCTCGCATCGCAATAGTTGCGCCTTTTTTCGCCTGCCAGTAAGCCGCAAGCGCGTGCTCGGGGTGACCTTATACGGGGGCAGAGGTGCGATTTCGCAGCGTCGTTGGCGTTTCGGTTCGTGCCTCTGTCCGAGTCCAACTGAAGTAAGGGTAACGATATGAAGAAGGCAAAACTAAGCCTCGCCTGGCAGATCCTCATCGGTCTGGTGCTCGGGATTGCATTGGGCGCGCTGCTCAACCATTTCAGTGCCGAGAAGGCCTGGTGGATCAGCAACGTGCTGCAACCGGCGGGCGATATCTTTATCCGTCTGATCAAGATGATCGTGATCCCGATCGTGATTTCTTCGCTGATCGTCGGCATTGCCGGGGTCGGTGACGCCAAGAAGCTGGGGCGTATCGGTCTCAAGACCATTCTTTACTTCGAAATCGTCACCACCATCGCCATCGTCGTCGGCCTGTTGCTGGCCAACTTCTTCCAGCCGGGCAGCGGCATCGACATGAGCACCCTGGGCACCGTGGATATTTCCAAGTACCAGGCCACCGCCGCTGAAGTCCAGCATGAACACGCCTTCGTCCAGACCATCCTGAACCTGATCCCGTCCAACATCTTTGCAGCGGTCGCCCGTGGCGAGATGCTGCCGATCATTTTCTTCTCCGTGCTGTTTGGCCTCGGTCTGTCCAGCCTGCAATCGGACCTGCGCGAACCGCTGGTGAAAATGTTCCAGGGCGTGTCGGAAAGCATGTTCAAGGTCACCCACATGATCATGCAATACGCCCCGATTGGCGTGTTCGCGCTGATCGCGGTGACG
Coding sequences within:
- a CDS encoding inhibitor of vertebrate lysozyme family protein, with product MSASFKGLAAALLLGGSAMAMAANDGQMRANELLEADPQYRETWQHVVKKAERLPEWVMNLSGDAEQMNAVEEDGDKYLVGPLCETQATCRSKRLIVAFSFDKDEAYAMLVEVPAGLPADKSPTRHADYRFLGNPDEGMQKLLMEQLKKDPNWY
- a CDS encoding DUF1328 domain-containing protein, with the protein product MLSWAITFLIIAIIAAVLGFGGIAGTATGIAKILFVVFLVMFIASFFFGRRGRG